One window of Triticum dicoccoides isolate Atlit2015 ecotype Zavitan chromosome 5A, WEW_v2.0, whole genome shotgun sequence genomic DNA carries:
- the LOC119303558 gene encoding protein SAAL1-like, with translation MDLPFAPAEEESLEETTAVDPSYTISLIRQLIRKGSSLEKEFSDKQRVNSDDGDSMQPDNTDPSEKSDKQGLPEERSVSPKDQLVECGCILQDLAASTPQAELMINNLVIEVLLDNLHTAKSSRMKGICLGIMGNLVCHESLVAAISSKKGLIATVVEQLFLNDVKCLSEAFRLFAAILRSSASVSWAQALLPDEILSRILLIVGKTDNCTLLEKIIDFLSTVIDNRDVIAMLIQPLLKLGLVDRVIGLLTNEIERSPAEKLDRSGSLDLILHFMEELSAIHCVSKAMSSNDRLIKVLVNMIKWPDKVEVASYCASVVIVMSNILTDGKHLVPKISHDLPFLEGLLEVLPEVPDDDQARYALWSILSLILAQVQGTELNSSSLDQFASLFSGKFGLIKDDLESQVVDEEKLTPEDALLKEWTSRCLMAISFFMERWIKVKSSTGDSINNAQEVLSYCQKALH, from the exons ATGGACCTGCCGTTCGCGCCCGCGGAGGAAGAG TCACTTGAGGAGACAACTGCAGTTGATCCAAGCTATACTATCTCTCTTATAAGGCAACTAATACGTAAGGGATCCAGTTTGGAGAAAGAGTTCAG TGACAAGCAAAGGGTCAATTCTGATGACGGGGATTCAATGCAACCGGATAACACGGATCCTTCTGAGAAAAGTGACAAGCAGGGTCTTCCAGAAGAAAGGAGTGTCAGTCCTAAGGATCAGTTGGTAGAGTGTGGTTGTATTCTGCAGGATCTTGCGGCTAGTACACCTCAAGCAGAACTTATG ATTAATAACCTTGTGATTGAAGTGCTTTTGGACAACCTTCATACGGCAAAGTCGTCTAGGATGAAG GGAATTTGTCTTGGAATCATGGGAAACTTAGTCTGTCATGAATCTCTAGTTGCTGCAATCTCTTCGAAAAAAGGTTTAATTGCAACTGTCGTGGAGCAATTGTTTCTAAATGATGTCAAATGCCTTTCTGAAGCATTCAG GTTGTTCGCTGCCATTCTTCGGTCCAGTGCATCTGTTTCTTGGGCTCAAGCTCTTTTACCTGATGAGATTCTTTCACGTATTCTACTGATAGTTGGGAAGACAGATAATTGTACATTACTTGAAAAG ATCATTGACTTCCTATCAACTGTCATTGATAATCGAGATGTGATTGCTATGCTTATCCAGCCCTTGCTTAAACTGGGTTTAGTTGACCGTGTTATTGGGTTACTAACAAATGAGATTGAAAGATCACCGGCTGAGAAGCTAGACAG ATCGGGTTCTCTTGATTTGATCCTTCACTTCATGGAAGAATTATCAGCCATACACTGTGTTTCAAAGGCAATGTCATCGAATGACCGGCTGATTAAAGTGTTAGTTAACATGATCAAGTGGCCTGATAAAGTTGAG GTTGCAAGCTATTGTGCTTCGGTGGTGATCGTAATGTCAAATATTTTGACAGATGGAAAGCATTTGGTGCCTAAGATATCCCATG ATTTACCGTTCCTGGAGGGCCTACTTGAAGTTCTTCCAGAGGTCCCTGATGATGACCAAGCTCGATATGCACTTTGGAGTATCTTATCGCTTATTCTGGCACAAGTGCAAGGAACTGAGTTGAACTCCTCGTCCCTCGACCAGTTTGCGTCTCTGTTCTCAGGCAAGTTCGGCCTCATCAAAGATGACCTCGAGAGTCAGGTGGTTGATGAAGAGAAGTTAACACCTGAGGATGCTCTCCTGAAGGAATGGACATCGAGATGT CTCATGGCAATCTCCTTCTTCATGGAGAGATGGATCAAGGTGAAGTCCTCGACTGGAGACTCCATCAACAATGCTCAGGAGGTGCTGAGCTACTGCCAGAAGGCGCTCCACTAA